TGTACTGGATAATGATACCCTGAACGGTCTGCCGGTAGATCCTGCTGATGTGACACTGACTTCAACACCCACAGGCCCATTGACAGTCAATGCTGATGGAACGGTAAGTGTGGCTCCGAATACCGCTGCAGGTACATACACTATAGAATATACGATCTGTGAGGTAGCTAATCCAACGAATTGTGACACCGGTTCGGTGACCGTAGTGGTGGATCCTGGTGCGAATGTGATTGATGCGGTGGATGACGACTTCAGCGCAAATCCTGTTGATGGAACTACAGGCGGGCTAGTGGCAGACAGCAATGTGCTGGATAATGATACCCTGAACGGTCTGCCGGTAGATCCTGCTGATGTGACGCTGACCTCAACACCCACTGGCCCATTGACAATTAATGCTGATGGAACGGTAAGTGTAGCAGCCGATACTGCTCCGGGAACTTATACAATTGATTACACTATTTGTGAGGTAACGAATCCTACAAACTGCGATACCGCATCTGTAACCGTAGTAGTTGATGCCGGACCAAATATTGTTGTTCTTAAAGTGGATACCTTCAATGACGAGAATAACGATGGCTTTGCGCAAGTAGGTGAAACGATCAGTTATACCTTTACTGTAATCAACACCGGCACGGTTCCATTAGGAAATATCACGGTGACCGATCCATTGGTGGAGGTAGTTGGCGGACCGCTGACAACCCTGGAACCAGGACAGTCTGATAATACCACATTTACGGCCACTTACACCATTACCCAGGATGATATTGATGCCGGTAGTTTTCAGAACACGGCCACAGTTACTGCATTTATTCCTGATAATGGTCCCATCAGTACGCTTTCAGACGATCCTGATGATACAACAGATATTGACAGCGATGGAGACGGAAATCCGGATGACCCAACGGTAACAATTATTAACGGACCACCGGGAATTGATGCCGTAGATGATAATTTTAGTGCTAACCCGGTAAATGGAAGCACAGGAGGTGTTGTTGCCAATAGCAATGTATTGGATAACGATACCCTGAATGGGATGACGGTAAATCCTGCAGATGTAACAATTACCTCTACCCCAACCGGCCCTCTCACTGTAAACGCAGACGGAACAGTGAGTGTTGCGGCAGATACGGCACCTGGAACCTACACCATTGAGTATACGATCTGTGAAGTAGCCAATCCTGATAATTGCGATACTGCTACAGTGACAGTTGTGGTAGCAGAAGGCCCAAACATGATCGATGCGGTTGATGATGATTTCACATCTAATCCTGTTGATGGAAGTACGGGTGGGTTAGTCGCAGACAGCAACGTATTAGATAATGATACTTTAAATGGTGTATTGGTTGATCCTGCTGATGTAACCATCACTTCAACGCCAACAGGCCCACTGACAGTCAATACAGACGGTACGGTAAGTGTTGCTGCAGATACTGCCCCGGGTACCTATACGATAGATTATACCATATGTGAAGTAGCTAATCCTGAGAACTGTGATACAGCTACCGTTACGGTTGAAGTACTCCCGGGAGCTAATATAATCGACGCAGTTGACGATGATTTCAGAGGTGTCTTGGTTGATGGGGACGCCGGAGGTCTTGTAACCGATAGTAACGTACTGGATAATGACACCCTCAACGGGCAGCCGGTGAATCCAGCCGATGTAACCATAACGTCTACGCCTACCGGTCCGCTTACGGTCAATGCCGATGGTACAGTAAGTGTAGCGGCGGGAACTCCTGCGGGAACTTATACCATTGAGTATACGATCTGTGAAGTTGCCGATCCTACAAACTGTGATACGGCTACGGTAACCATACTCGTGTCTCAGGTGATCACCGAATTCAAGATTGAAGTAAATCAGATGGTTACCCCGAACAACGATGGTAGAAACGACTTCCTGTTTATTAGAGACGTCGATTTCGCCAGGAATAATACCCTGAGAATTTACAATCGCTGGGGGATCGCAGTCTTTGAAGGTAATAATTACAACAACCAGACCAATGTCTTCGACGGCAGATCCAGAGGCAGATCCACCCTGAGCACAAATGACTACCTGCCTGCAGGGGTTTATTTCTATATCTTTGAATATGATTTAGATCAGGAACGGATTACTGATACAGGTTATCTTTATATCAGTAAATAATTGATGATAAATAACATGACACTACATAAATACGCATTTGCAATATTACTACTGGCAATCACCTGCTTTGGCACATTACAGGCACAACAGGATGCACAGTACACGCAGTATATGTACAATACCATGAGTGTGAATCCCGCTTATGCAGGATCACGTGGTCAATTGAGTATAGCAGCGATGTACAGGGCACAATGGGTGGGATTAGACGGTGCACCAAAAACACAGACCCTGAATTTACATTCCCCCATCAGGAATAGTAAGCTGGGTTACGGGATATCGATTGTGAATGACAATATTGGGAACGGGGTGGTTCAGGAGACCTATTTCGATGCAGTAATGTCTTATACGCTCGATCTGGCCGATGAAAGGAAGTTGTCTTTTGGCCTTAAATTTGGCGGAAATTTGTTGAATCTCGACTTTCAGCAACTGAGGAATTTTGACCAGGAACCTATTAATGACGGAGCAGATATCACAAACAACTTCTCACCCAATGTCGGTTTTGGAGTGTATTACCATACCAATCGATTCTACCTCGGACTTTCAGCTCCCAACATGCTTGAAACAGATTATTTTGACAATTCACAACGTACCGCTAATTCCGTTCAGTTTCAATCTACTGAACGACTTAATTTTTATATGATTACCGGATATGTGTTCGACCTGAATTACAATTTAAAATTTAAGCCGGCATTTTTGATGAAGGCTGTAGGCGGAGCTCCACTACAACTCGATTTTTCAGGAACATTTTTACTAAATGATAAATTTTCATTTGGAGCTGCCTATCGCTGGGATGCCGCAGCCAGTGCTCTTTTTGGATTCCAATTATCGGAACAACTTATGCTAGGCCTCGCTTATGATAAGGAGATCACCGAACTGGGGGGAACCCGATTTAACGATGGTTCCTTTGAAGTGTTTCTGAGATTTGAATTGGTTAGATCGTTCCGTGGTCTGGTATCACCTAGATTCTTTTAAAAAATGAATTTCATGACAAAGCGTTTATTGATCTCAGGTATAGCCTTCTTTGCAGTGCTCGGCAACCTCATTGCACAAAGCATTCCTGTAAAGAAAAAGGAGAAATACACCTATACCATGTATACCAGGGTATATCAAAAACGCCTGATGGAAAAACCCGATAAGGTGAAGGATACGGCCCTGATGAAATTGGCCAATTCCTATTATTTTATCGCAGATTATGACAATGCGGCAAAGGTCTACGAGATATTATACCAAAGGGCAGAAGAAAAGCCCGATTTTGAAGTGCCCGTAGAATATAACTTCAGATACGGTCAGAGCCTCAGGGCAATTGGGGAAGAAGACAAGGCAAAGGAAAAATTGGCAGCATATATCAGCGGTTCAGCTGCCAATACAGTAACTCAGACCACAAGGGTTTATAAGCTACAGGATTTAAGAGAATATTTCTCAAACTTAAAAGACAGCGTTAATCTAAATCATTTTTCTGATTTTGCTCCCGCCTTTTATAAAGAAGGTCTTATTTTTTCTTCAGACAGGGATACAGGTAACCTCCACAGATACAGGCATAGTGGTACCAATAAGGATTTTCTCGACTTGTATGAATTTGAGTTCGATGAAGACTCACTCCAGGTGATTAGCAAATTGAATTTCTTCGGCAATGGGATCAATCCCAGAGAGGCCGAATCCACTTCTATCAAAGTAGACGAGTCTACCGCCACTTTTTCTTCAGATGGAAAAACTATGTATTTTACCGCATCCAATTTTAAGGACGGTGAGCTTGTGCGGGATAATGACAATATTATACGCCTGAAGATATTTAAAGCCGTTTTGGAAAGTGAAGGCTGGAGGATACTGGACGATTCATGGTACAAAAATCAAAATGGGGACAAGTCTTTTAATTCTGACGGCTATTCTTTCGCCAACCCTGCGCTAAGCGCGGATGATTCCCGACTCTATTTTACTTCAGATATGCCGGGGAGTGAAGGCCTTTCAGATATCTTTATGATCGGGCTTGATGAAAAAGGCATTAAGGGAGAAATAAAAAATCTCGGAAATCGGGTCAATACAAAATTCAGGGAGAGTTTTCCCTTTGTTAGTAAAGACGGAAAGCTATATTTTTCTTCAGACCGCCTGGCCGGGGAAGGAAGACTGGATGTGTATTCTGTTGATTTAAATGCCAATGGGACAGTGGCGTCTGTTCCTGAAAACCTTGGGCAGCCGGTCAACAGCGAATACGACGACTTTACCTTTATCTATGACAGTGAAAAGCAATACGGATTTTTTGCCTCTAACAGGCCCAGAAGCAACGATTCTGGAAGAAGGAACGCAGAGGATTTTTCAGATGACAATATCTATGCCTTCACTGCAGAATGTCTTAATCCCAAAACCTTAACCGGGATAGTCTATGATAAAACCACTCTCCTGCCTTTAACAGGAACCACCATCAATATTATTAGTGATGATAACGAAATTATTGCCTCAACCTTTACTGACGAGGAGGGAGCATATAGCGTCTCCATCGACAGAAATAAAAATAATTTTGTAAGGGCAACTCGAGAAGGATACACCCCTGCAGAAGAATACCTGGAGATCAATCCCTGCGAATTGCGAATGGTCGATTTCTATATTGAAACCAATTGTGTTAATTACGGAACAGATCTCGCTAAATTGTTAGGCCTGGATCCAACTATCTTTTTTGATTTTGACAAATCTGAAATCAAAGATGATTACAAGGACGAACTCGATATTATCGTCGATGCTATGGAATTATACCCAAGCCTGAAGATCCAGGTAAATTCTCATACCGATGTCAGAGGAGATAATGACACTTACAATCAACCCTTGTCAGAACGCAGAGCGAAGGCTACTGTTGATTATATCATCTCAAAGGGTATAGCGAGTAGCAGGCTGAAATACGTAGGGTACGGTGAAACCAAACCAGTCAATGAATGTGTAGACGGGGTTCGTTGCTCTGCTGCCAAACATCAACAAAACAGGCGTTCTGAATTTCTTATCCTTTGTGAAGATGGTGAGAATTGCTGTTACTAGAGAGGGATTCACATCATCAATGTTGGGTTTTACAACAATTTTTATAGGATATACTGGATTGTGAGTAGCTTAGCTTTGATCCTTTATCTGGATTTGGGTATGTTCCCGGATTAAAAAATTGCAACTCCATCCATGAGAATACATTTCGGCTTCTTCAGAAATCGAACCGATGCCCTTTTTACCTGCCTGAATTTTATTTTTTTAGCTGCCCTTCTTTGCAGTGGAATGCGCATGTCTGCCCAGTCTGTGGGCGACTATCGTTCCGTGGGTAGCGGAAATTGGAGCAATCCGGCCGTATGGTAGCGCTACAATGGAGTGACATGGGTGGCTGCCTCCAATTATCCCGGACAGAATGCCGATGCAGACCAGGTACTGATTGGGAATGGAAATACGGTCACCTTAAACGTCGATATTACGGCCTATACGCTAAATAACCTTGTGATAGGAGACAACACTGGGGCAGATGACATTCTCCTGTTACCAAACAATGGTGATTTTGAGGTCAACATTCAAACTCTGGCCGTTGAATCTGACGGTATCCTGGAATGGGTCAAAAATGCGGATATTCGATTTCCTGAAGGTGCCATAATTTACAATAATGGCGGTACAATAAGCACGTCAAAAAATTGTAACGCTTCACAGGTGATCTATATCGGCAATGACAAATTTTCTACCTGTAACGGCAATGGAGGAGCAGATTATTCCTTCGATGATATCGAATCAGCCTTACCACCACCGACCAGCGACGGAGATATCACGGAGTGTGAAGAAACCCCGATACAAACCCTTACAGCTTCTGCTACTCCACCTGCAGGGGCGTATGTAGACTGGTATAACGCATCCGAAGGGGGTGCGATTGTCAGCCCTACCTTGAATACAGTAGGCACCGTGACCTATTACGCAGAAAGTGTGGATAGCAGCGATCCCAATCGAAAGAGTATTTTCAGGTCTCCGGTAACGCTCACTATCGAGGACAGCCCTACCATCAGTATCTCAAGTGCCCCAGCCTGTAATTTCTTGACCAATACGTATGCCCTTGAAGTAACCGTAAGTAATGGAACGGTGACCAGTTCAGACGGTACTGTGACCAATATTTCCGGGAATCAATGGCGAATTGCAAACATTCCCAACGGAACCGATATTACTGCAACGGTTACGGCAGCGAATTCTTGTGCCACGGATCTGGCCATTGCGGCGCCTAACTGTACCTGCCCTGCGGTAAACGCACCGGTCAGCGAGGGTGATCAGGCCTACTGTACGGGAGATCCTGTACCGGCCTTAATGGTTAGCGTTGGTGCTGGTGAAACTGCAGATTGGTTCGATTCAGCTTCAGGTGGGAATCTGCTGCAGAGCGGCAGTACATCCTATACACCTCCGGGTCCTGGGCAGTATTATACAGAGGCCAGAAATACAGTCACCGGGTGCAGGAGCAATTCCAGGACTCCGATTATTTTAACCGAAGACGTGCCTGCCACCGCGACCATGGGACCGGACCAGACCATATGGGTTAGTAGCGATGCAGTTTTC
This DNA window, taken from Muriicola soli, encodes the following:
- a CDS encoding immunoglobulin domain-containing protein → MAASNYPGQNADADQVLIGNGNTVTLNVDITAYTLNNLVIGDNTGADDILLLPNNGDFEVNIQTLAVESDGILEWVKNADIRFPEGAIIYNNGGTISTSKNCNASQVIYIGNDKFSTCNGNGGADYSFDDIESALPPPTSDGDITECEETPIQTLTASATPPAGAYVDWYNASEGGAIVSPTLNTVGTVTYYAESVDSSDPNRKSIFRSPVTLTIEDSPTISISSAPACNFLTNTYALEVTVSNGTVTSSDGTVTNISGNQWRIANIPNGTDITATVTAANSCATDLAIAAPNCTCPAVNAPVSEGDQAYCTGDPVPALMVSVGAGETADWFDSASGGNLLQSGSTSYTPPGPGQYYTEARNTVTGCRSNSRTPIILTEDVPATATMGPDQTIWVSSDAVFSVAASNANTYQWQVSSDGGTSYTDLADDTIHQGTQTTVLTIKNAQIVRNGYRYRAVVSNSMSSCPPFITNPAILIVRVRSVITNRQPTYRVNPF
- a CDS encoding PorP/SprF family type IX secretion system membrane protein, whose amino-acid sequence is MTLHKYAFAILLLAITCFGTLQAQQDAQYTQYMYNTMSVNPAYAGSRGQLSIAAMYRAQWVGLDGAPKTQTLNLHSPIRNSKLGYGISIVNDNIGNGVVQETYFDAVMSYTLDLADERKLSFGLKFGGNLLNLDFQQLRNFDQEPINDGADITNNFSPNVGFGVYYHTNRFYLGLSAPNMLETDYFDNSQRTANSVQFQSTERLNFYMITGYVFDLNYNLKFKPAFLMKAVGGAPLQLDFSGTFLLNDKFSFGAAYRWDAAASALFGFQLSEQLMLGLAYDKEITELGGTRFNDGSFEVFLRFELVRSFRGLVSPRFF
- a CDS encoding OmpA family protein translates to MTKRLLISGIAFFAVLGNLIAQSIPVKKKEKYTYTMYTRVYQKRLMEKPDKVKDTALMKLANSYYFIADYDNAAKVYEILYQRAEEKPDFEVPVEYNFRYGQSLRAIGEEDKAKEKLAAYISGSAANTVTQTTRVYKLQDLREYFSNLKDSVNLNHFSDFAPAFYKEGLIFSSDRDTGNLHRYRHSGTNKDFLDLYEFEFDEDSLQVISKLNFFGNGINPREAESTSIKVDESTATFSSDGKTMYFTASNFKDGELVRDNDNIIRLKIFKAVLESEGWRILDDSWYKNQNGDKSFNSDGYSFANPALSADDSRLYFTSDMPGSEGLSDIFMIGLDEKGIKGEIKNLGNRVNTKFRESFPFVSKDGKLYFSSDRLAGEGRLDVYSVDLNANGTVASVPENLGQPVNSEYDDFTFIYDSEKQYGFFASNRPRSNDSGRRNAEDFSDDNIYAFTAECLNPKTLTGIVYDKTTLLPLTGTTINIISDDNEIIASTFTDEEGAYSVSIDRNKNNFVRATREGYTPAEEYLEINPCELRMVDFYIETNCVNYGTDLAKLLGLDPTIFFDFDKSEIKDDYKDELDIIVDAMELYPSLKIQVNSHTDVRGDNDTYNQPLSERRAKATVDYIISKGIASSRLKYVGYGETKPVNECVDGVRCSAAKHQQNRRSEFLILCEDGENCCY